A window of Acidobacteriota bacterium genomic DNA:
GCCCGTGATCGTGGCGCTCGGCATGAGCATTCATGCCACCGAGATCGGCGCCACGCAGGCCGCGCCCGAACTGCTCCACACGCTGGCGACCTCGCAGGATCCGGAAGTGCTCCGGTCGCTGCGCGACGTCGTGCTGATCCTGTTTCCTTCGCTCAACCCCGACGGCCACGTCATCACGGTTGACTGGTATCGCAAGTGGAAGGGCACCGAGTTCGAGGGCTCGGGCATGCCCTGGCTGTATCACCGCTACGTCGGCCACGACCTCAACCGCGACTCGTTCATGATGAACATGGCCGAGAACCGCACCCTCGCGGACTTCTTCTATCGGCGCTGGCATCCGCAGGTGTTCCTGAGCATGCACCAGATGGGACCGCGCGGCGCGCGCTACTTCGTGCCGCCCAACGCCGACCCGATCGATCGCAACTACGACCCGCTGATGTGGCGCACCGCGGGCCTGCTCGGTCACGCCATGGCGCTGGCGCTCGAGGAAGACGGACACCGCGGCGTCCTGCAGAACGCCCTCTACGATTACTACTGGCCCGGGTACGAAGACTCGGCGCCGCTTGGCCACAACACGGTGACGCTGCTCACCGAAGCCGCCAGCGTCCGCGTCGCCACGCCGATCACGGTCGCCGCGGATCAGCTGACCGGCGGCCGCGGCTTTCCCGATCACTCGGCCACCACCACCTTCCCCAATCCCTGGCCAGGCGGCCCCTGGCGGCTGCGCGACATCGTCGACTACAACCTCTCGGCAACGCGCGGCCTGCTGGGCGCGGCGGCGCGCTACCGCGAGGAGTTGGTGCGCAACTTCTATCGCATGGGCCAGCGGCAGATCGAGCTGGGGCTGAAGGGCGGGCCGTTCGCGTTCATCATCCCGCCCGATCAGTTCGACCCGCACGCCGCGCGCAAGCTCGAGCAGTTGCTGATTGAGGGCGCGGTTGAGATCCGCCGAACAGTCGAACCGTTTCGCGTCGCCGAGACGGTGTACCCGCAGGGCACCGACATCATCCTGATGGCGCAGCCGTTTCGCGCGTACGCCAAGACCCTGCTCGAAACACAGCAGTATCCGGTGCGGCGGGCGGCACCCGGCGCGCCGGTTGACCGGCCGTACGACGTCGCCGGATGGACGCTGCCGCTGCAGATGAACGTGAAGGTCGATCGCATCGATCAGTATTTCGAGCCGCCGCCGACGACGCGCCTCGATCGGGCCGGCATCACGCCGGCGCGGGTGTGGGGCGAGACCCGCAAGCCGTCCTTCTATGTCGTGGACGGACGCGGCAACGGCGCCAGCCTCGCGATCAACCGCCTGCTCAAGTCAGGCGCGCAAGTCGGGTGGTCAGCTGCGGCAATCGCCCTTGAGGGTCACACCTATCAGCCTGGAGCGCTGGTGGTGAACGAAGGCAGGGACGTTCGCGAAGCGGTCGAGGCGATTGCGCGGGACCTTGGCCTGCGCGTCACCGCGTCGGCCGGCCGGCCGCCCCAGGGGTCGCGGCCGCTCCGCCACACCCGCATCGCGCTCTACAAACCGTGGGTCGAGAGCATCGACGAGGGCTGGACGCGGTGGCTGCTCGAACAGTACGAGTTCCCATTCGACAACATCACCGACGCCGACGTTCGTCGCGGCGGGCTGCGCGCGCGCTTCGACGCGATTGTGCTTCCCGACATGAACGCTGATCGCATGATCACCGGACATCCGGCCGGAACCATGCCGCCTGAGTACGTCGGTGGCCTCGGCACGGAGGGCACCGAGGCACTTCGCCAATTCGTCGTTGACGGCGGGACGCTGGTGGCGCTCGACTCGGCCAGTGAACTCGCGATTGACGTGCTCGGCGCGCCGGTGAAGGACGTGACACGGGGCCTGCCGCCCACTGATTACTTCTGCCCCGGCTCGGTGATCGGCCTCGAACTGGAGGAGGATCCGCTCACGTACGGCGTCCCGCGCCAGACGGCGGGGTTCTGCGCGTTCAACGGCGCCTACGATCTACTGCCGGCGGGAGCAGCCACCGCGCGCGTGATTGGCCGGTATGCGAAGAGCGGGGTGCTGCTCAGCGGCTGGCTCGAGGGCGAAGGCATTGTTGCCGGCAAGGGCGCCATGGTGGAGGTCAAGTCGGGACTCGGCCGCGCGATCCTGTTCGGGTTCCGCCCGCAACACCGCGCGCAATCTCACGCCACGTTCCGCCTGTTCTTCAACGCTCTCCACAGTTCGAAATAGGTGCCCAAGGTGCCAAGGTGCCAGGGTGCCAAGGTGCCAAGGTGCCAAGGTGCCAGGGTGCCAGGGTGCCAGGGTGCCAGGTGCTGGCGATCGAAGATTCTGCGGCGTCTGTCGATTCTGACCGTCGCAGAAACCGCGTCGCCTGAAATACCGGTCTGCGAATCCTCTCCGGAATTTCTCGATCTCAAGTGGCCTTCAGGTTGCACTGGGCAACGGCATGGCTGGAGTTCGAGACATCCGAGAGTTGGCGGCATGGCAGCTCGCGCGAGAGCTAAAGCTCTTGGCCGACGAGGTCAGCCTTCGTCCTGGCCCGAGTCGCGATTTCAAATACCGAGACCAGCTTCGAGACGCGGCTGCGTCAGCGCCCCGGAACATCGCTGAGGGCTTTGGCCGATTTGGGCACAAGGAGTTCGCCCGCTTCGTGCGGATTGCCAAGGGGTCCGAAGTCGAAGTCCTCAATCACTTCATCGATGGCGTGGACAAGCGCTACATCGCGCGCGATGAACTGCCGGAGCTCGAGCGCGCTGTCCGTAGGGCATTGGC
This region includes:
- a CDS encoding M14 family metallopeptidase, whose translation is MRARIAALLFVLSFGGPLDAQAPVTTAVQSPEAVFGFRMGADRELVDWAGLEKYFTTVAAASDRVEIVDAGPSTEGRRLIAAVISAPENIARLEEIRTNARRLADPRTIDEPAAMALAARQPVIVALGMSIHATEIGATQAAPELLHTLATSQDPEVLRSLRDVVLILFPSLNPDGHVITVDWYRKWKGTEFEGSGMPWLYHRYVGHDLNRDSFMMNMAENRTLADFFYRRWHPQVFLSMHQMGPRGARYFVPPNADPIDRNYDPLMWRTAGLLGHAMALALEEDGHRGVLQNALYDYYWPGYEDSAPLGHNTVTLLTEAASVRVATPITVAADQLTGGRGFPDHSATTTFPNPWPGGPWRLRDIVDYNLSATRGLLGAAARYREELVRNFYRMGQRQIELGLKGGPFAFIIPPDQFDPHAARKLEQLLIEGAVEIRRTVEPFRVAETVYPQGTDIILMAQPFRAYAKTLLETQQYPVRRAAPGAPVDRPYDVAGWTLPLQMNVKVDRIDQYFEPPPTTRLDRAGITPARVWGETRKPSFYVVDGRGNGASLAINRLLKSGAQVGWSAAAIALEGHTYQPGALVVNEGRDVREAVEAIARDLGLRVTASAGRPPQGSRPLRHTRIALYKPWVESIDEGWTRWLLEQYEFPFDNITDADVRRGGLRARFDAIVLPDMNADRMITGHPAGTMPPEYVGGLGTEGTEALRQFVVDGGTLVALDSASELAIDVLGAPVKDVTRGLPPTDYFCPGSVIGLELEEDPLTYGVPRQTAGFCAFNGAYDLLPAGAATARVIGRYAKSGVLLSGWLEGEGIVAGKGAMVEVKSGLGRAILFGFRPQHRAQSHATFRLFFNALHSSK